In a single window of the Alphaproteobacteria bacterium LSUCC0684 genome:
- the rpe gene encoding ribulose-phosphate 3-epimerase, with product MTTRPIRIAPSILSADFACLGDEVSAVEEAGADWIHLDVMDGDFVPNITFGPPVIKRLRGRSETCFDAHLMISNPDAYIADFADSGAEIITIHAEACRHLDRSLAAIRDLGVKAGVALNPATPVAAIAHVIDRLDLVLLMTVNPGFGGQKFIEAVLPKISAVAEMIGDRPVDIEVDGGVTVQTAPLVAAAGANVLVAGSAVFGKNDPALYAENIRAIRNAAEDAASRAGR from the coding sequence ATGACCACGCGTCCGATCCGCATTGCCCCGTCTATTCTTTCCGCTGATTTTGCCTGCCTTGGCGATGAGGTTTCAGCCGTGGAGGAAGCGGGGGCGGATTGGATTCACCTTGATGTGATGGATGGTGATTTTGTGCCTAACATCACCTTTGGCCCGCCGGTGATCAAGCGTTTGCGTGGCCGGAGCGAGACATGCTTTGATGCGCATCTGATGATCAGCAATCCCGATGCCTATATCGCTGATTTCGCTGATTCGGGGGCGGAGATCATCACCATTCATGCCGAAGCCTGCCGCCATCTTGACCGCTCGCTTGCGGCCATCCGTGATCTTGGCGTCAAGGCCGGGGTTGCGCTCAACCCGGCGACACCTGTTGCGGCGATTGCCCATGTGATCGATCGTCTCGACCTCGTTTTGCTGATGACGGTCAATCCGGGTTTCGGCGGCCAGAAATTCATTGAGGCGGTGCTCCCGAAAATCAGCGCTGTTGCCGAGATGATTGGCGACAGACCCGTTGATATCGAAGTCGATGGAGGCGTGACAGTGCAAACCGCCCCGCTGGTTGCAGCCGCCGGGGCCAATGTACTGGTGGCGGGGTCAGCGGTGTTCGGCAAGAACGATCCGGCGCTCTATGCCGAAAATATCCGCGCTATCCGCAACGCCGCCGAAGATGCGGCATCCCGGGCAGGCAGGTGA
- the gap gene encoding type I glyceraldehyde-3-phosphate dehydrogenase: protein MAVKVAINGFGRIGRNILRGIIESGRTDIEVVAINDLGPVETNAHLLQYDSVHGRFPANVTVDGDAINVGRGPIKVTAIRDPKDLPWGDMGVDIAMECTGIFTDRDKAAAHLENGSRRVLVSAPATGADLTVVYGVNHDKLTAEHMVVSNASCTTNCLAPVAAVLHGAVGIEQGFMTTIHSYTGDQPVLDTMHKDLYRARAAATSMIPTTTGAARAVGLVLPELNGKLDGVAMRVPTPNVSVVDLKFTTNRATSVEEINGLIRDAADGRLKGVLGYTDAPLVSMDFNHDPRSSIFHMDQTKVMEGGLCRIMTWYDNEWGFSNRMADTAVAMGALI, encoded by the coding sequence ATGGCAGTAAAAGTCGCAATTAACGGATTTGGCCGGATCGGCCGGAACATACTTCGCGGGATTATCGAATCCGGGCGGACAGATATTGAGGTGGTGGCGATCAACGACCTCGGCCCGGTTGAAACCAACGCGCATCTTCTGCAATATGACAGCGTTCACGGCAGGTTCCCGGCGAATGTTACCGTGGATGGTGACGCCATCAATGTTGGGCGCGGCCCGATCAAGGTGACGGCCATCCGTGACCCGAAAGATCTGCCCTGGGGTGATATGGGTGTTGATATCGCCATGGAATGCACCGGGATTTTCACCGATCGCGACAAGGCGGCGGCACATCTTGAAAACGGCTCCCGCCGTGTTCTTGTCTCGGCTCCGGCCACCGGCGCTGACCTGACCGTTGTCTATGGCGTCAACCATGATAAACTGACCGCCGAACATATGGTTGTCTCCAACGCCTCCTGCACGACGAACTGTCTTGCGCCTGTTGCCGCGGTCCTTCATGGTGCCGTCGGCATTGAGCAGGGATTCATGACCACAATCCACAGCTATACCGGCGATCAACCGGTCCTGGATACGATGCACAAGGATCTTTATCGTGCCCGGGCGGCCGCCACCAGCATGATCCCCACCACCACCGGTGCCGCCAGAGCGGTTGGCCTGGTCCTGCCGGAGTTGAACGGCAAGCTTGATGGTGTGGCGATGCGGGTGCCTACCCCGAATGTTTCGGTGGTTGATCTCAAATTCACCACCAATCGTGCGACCAGCGTCGAGGAAATCAACGGCCTTATCCGCGACGCCGCCGATGGCAGGCTCAAGGGCGTGCTCGGCTATACCGATGCACCCCTTGTGTCGATGGATTTCAACCATGACCCGAGATCTTCCATCTTCCACATGGACCAGACCAAGGTCATGGAAGGCGGGCTTTGCCGGATCATGACCTGGTACGATAATGAATGGGGTTTCTCCAACCGGATGGCGGATACCGCCGTTGCAATGGGGGCCCTGATCTAG
- the tkt gene encoding transketolase, which translates to MSSVNASASLGRKMADAIRFLSMDAVQAANSGHPGMPMGMADVAAVLFSEFIKLNPSDPSWPDRDRFVLSAGHGSMLHYAVNHLMGYADMTMDQIRNFRQFGAITAGHPEYGMAKGIETTTGPLGQGLATSVGMALAERIMASRFGEKLVNHRTWVIAGDGCLQEGISHEAIDLAGHLKLGRLTVFWDDNSISIDGGTDLSTSTNQIARFRAAGWHVQSIDGHDHDAIRLAVTAAMSSRKPSLIACKTTIGFGAPTLAGTAKTHGAPLGDEEIAATRKALGWSSPPFEIPADVAEAWTNAARRSVPDYEDWTERLETSPKRKRFTAAISGELPAKFTRMMKAYIKQLKEDAPKLATRQSSQKTLEVVNAATDLTIGGSADLTGSNLTKTADTAPVLPGRFKGRYIYYGIREHGMAAAMNGIALHGGLVPYGGTFLVFSDYARGAMRLSALMQQRVVYVMTHDSIGLGEDGPTHQPIEHLAMLRATPDLHVFRPGDAVEVAEAWEVALGLANAPSVLALSRQATPTLRREKSSENKVALGGYVLAEADGRRDITLIATGTELALAMEARDILKAEHHINAAVVSLPCWELFDRQEEAYRKSVLGEGPRIAVEAASGFGWEKYIGTDGGFIGMNSFGESAPGPKLYDHFNITAAAVAAKAVAIITS; encoded by the coding sequence ATGTCCAGCGTCAATGCTTCCGCGTCTCTGGGGCGCAAAATGGCGGATGCCATTCGGTTTCTTTCAATGGATGCGGTGCAGGCGGCAAATTCCGGTCATCCCGGCATGCCGATGGGCATGGCAGATGTTGCCGCCGTTCTTTTTTCGGAATTCATCAAACTGAACCCTTCGGACCCGTCCTGGCCGGACCGGGATCGATTCGTTCTTTCCGCCGGGCATGGCTCGATGCTCCATTACGCGGTGAATCATCTCATGGGTTATGCCGACATGACGATGGATCAGATCCGTAATTTCCGCCAGTTTGGGGCCATTACCGCCGGGCATCCCGAATACGGCATGGCAAAAGGTATCGAAACAACTACCGGGCCGCTCGGGCAGGGTCTTGCCACCTCGGTCGGCATGGCGCTGGCCGAACGGATCATGGCGTCGCGCTTTGGCGAGAAGCTCGTCAACCACCGCACCTGGGTGATTGCCGGTGACGGCTGTCTTCAGGAAGGGATCAGCCATGAGGCGATTGATCTTGCCGGGCATCTGAAACTCGGCCGGCTGACGGTGTTCTGGGACGACAATTCCATCTCCATCGATGGCGGCACGGATCTTTCGACCTCGACCAATCAGATCGCCCGTTTCCGCGCCGCCGGCTGGCATGTCCAGTCCATCGATGGCCATGATCACGACGCTATCCGCCTGGCGGTGACCGCCGCCATGTCCAGCCGCAAGCCGTCGCTCATTGCCTGCAAGACGACCATCGGCTTTGGCGCCCCGACCCTTGCCGGAACGGCCAAGACACATGGCGCGCCTCTCGGGGATGAAGAGATTGCCGCAACCCGCAAGGCGCTGGGCTGGTCCAGCCCGCCTTTTGAGATTCCGGCCGATGTGGCCGAAGCCTGGACAAACGCCGCAAGGCGATCAGTTCCGGATTACGAGGACTGGACTGAAAGGCTCGAAACCTCACCAAAGCGCAAGCGCTTTACTGCCGCCATCTCCGGTGAGCTGCCAGCGAAATTCACCCGCATGATGAAAGCCTATATTAAACAGCTCAAAGAGGACGCGCCGAAACTGGCCACGAGACAATCGAGCCAGAAAACGCTTGAGGTGGTGAATGCCGCCACCGACCTGACCATCGGCGGCTCGGCTGATCTCACCGGCTCGAACCTGACAAAGACCGCCGATACAGCCCCTGTTCTGCCGGGCAGGTTCAAGGGCCGGTATATCTATTACGGGATACGCGAGCACGGGATGGCCGCTGCCATGAACGGAATTGCCCTTCATGGCGGGCTTGTTCCCTATGGCGGGACGTTCCTTGTCTTCTCGGATTACGCCCGGGGCGCGATGCGTCTTTCCGCCCTGATGCAGCAGCGTGTTGTCTATGTGATGACCCATGATTCCATCGGTCTTGGAGAAGACGGGCCGACGCATCAGCCGATCGAGCATCTCGCCATGCTTCGGGCAACGCCGGATCTTCATGTCTTCCGTCCCGGTGACGCGGTGGAAGTGGCCGAAGCCTGGGAAGTGGCGCTCGGCCTTGCGAATGCGCCATCGGTACTGGCCCTGTCGCGTCAGGCTACGCCAACGCTGCGGCGGGAGAAATCATCCGAAAACAAGGTTGCCCTTGGCGGTTATGTCCTGGCTGAGGCAGATGGCAGGCGTGATATCACCCTGATTGCCACCGGCACGGAACTCGCGCTTGCGATGGAGGCAAGAGACATCCTCAAGGCAGAGCATCATATCAACGCGGCGGTGGTCTCACTTCCCTGCTGGGAGCTTTTTGACCGGCAGGAGGAGGCCTATCGCAAATCTGTTCTGGGCGAAGGGCCCCGGATCGCTGTTGAAGCCGCTTCAGGTTTCGGCTGGGAGAAATATATCGGCACCGATGGCGGATTCATCGGCATGAACAGTTTCGGTGAATCCGCGCCGGGCCCGAAACTCTATGATCATTTCAACATCACCGCCGCGGCAGTGGCCGCAAAAGCGGTGGCAATCATCACGTCCTGA
- a CDS encoding class 1 fructose-bisphosphatase: MKLTAFLKAAIQAGETDADQVSVILGLADAAGQITHLVHRNGISADLGSDIGGTNSDGDSQKALDVQAEELICSCLSGSGAACLLSEEQEDPVPLNPEGSLLVAVDPLDGSSNISVNVTIGTIFSLLPAGDVPAENTLQPGRNQLAAGFFTYGPQTTLILGLAGSDKARCFVLDPDHGEFVAMAGDVEIPASTNEFAINSAYANHWYPPVQRWMADVLAGKDGPLGRSFRMRWVGSLVADAWRIFRRGGIFLYPGDNRPGNEAGRLRLVYEASPMAFLAEKAGGRASHGTGAILDLVPEHLHQRVPLFFGAREDVERLEKEHQ, from the coding sequence ATGAAGTTGACGGCTTTTCTCAAGGCGGCAATACAGGCCGGCGAGACGGATGCCGATCAGGTTTCCGTCATTCTCGGTCTAGCCGATGCGGCAGGGCAGATCACGCATCTGGTGCATCGAAACGGTATATCCGCTGATCTTGGGTCGGATATCGGCGGCACCAACAGCGATGGCGACAGCCAGAAAGCTCTTGATGTTCAGGCAGAAGAGCTGATCTGCTCGTGTCTTTCCGGCAGCGGTGCTGCCTGTCTTCTTTCCGAGGAGCAGGAAGATCCGGTGCCGCTCAACCCTGAAGGAAGCCTCCTTGTTGCCGTGGACCCGCTGGACGGGTCATCGAATATCAGCGTCAACGTGACCATCGGAACCATTTTCTCGCTGCTGCCGGCAGGTGACGTGCCGGCCGAAAACACCCTTCAGCCTGGCCGCAACCAGCTGGCGGCCGGATTTTTCACCTACGGCCCACAGACAACGCTCATCCTTGGTCTGGCCGGAAGCGACAAGGCAAGGTGCTTTGTTCTTGATCCGGATCACGGGGAGTTCGTCGCCATGGCAGGGGATGTGGAAATCCCTGCCTCAACCAATGAATTTGCGATCAATTCCGCCTACGCAAATCACTGGTATCCGCCGGTTCAGCGATGGATGGCCGATGTGCTGGCGGGCAAGGATGGCCCGCTCGGCAGATCATTCCGCATGCGCTGGGTTGGTTCGCTTGTTGCCGATGCCTGGCGAATCTTTCGCCGCGGCGGCATCTTCCTCTATCCCGGGGACAACCGCCCCGGCAATGAGGCCGGGCGGCTCAGGCTTGTCTACGAAGCCAGCCCCATGGCATTTCTGGCGGAAAAGGCAGGTGGCAGAGCAAGTCATGGCACCGGCGCCATTCTTGATCTTGTGCCGGAACACCTGCATCAGCGTGTGCCGCTCTTCTTCGGAGCAAGGGAAGATGTGGAGCGACTGGAAAAGGAGCATCAATAG
- a CDS encoding HD domain-containing protein: protein MAEKVVSFTRMDEGTYEDYQMLAELEHEYCDRTADRILDQLEGQGRESLTGYKINRLEHGLQSAARAEHDGADLDWIVAALIHDIGDGLSPQNHDRMAAEIIRPYVREEVSWVVEKHGIFQMKYYGHHYGWNPDKRDEFRENPYWQSCADFCERWDQMSFDPDYPMPPLSYYEPMVREVFSRKAWDDRYIRPGEVVGLPEDRHPR, encoded by the coding sequence ATGGCGGAGAAAGTCGTATCCTTCACGCGGATGGATGAAGGAACTTATGAAGATTATCAGATGCTTGCGGAACTCGAGCATGAATATTGCGACCGGACCGCGGATCGCATCCTTGACCAGTTGGAAGGGCAGGGCAGGGAATCCCTCACCGGATACAAGATCAACCGGCTTGAGCATGGGCTGCAATCGGCGGCAAGGGCGGAACATGACGGCGCCGATCTCGACTGGATCGTCGCGGCCCTCATCCATGATATCGGCGACGGGCTTTCACCACAGAATCACGATCGCATGGCGGCCGAAATCATCCGACCCTATGTGCGGGAAGAAGTTTCCTGGGTGGTGGAAAAACACGGCATTTTCCAGATGAAATACTACGGCCATCATTATGGCTGGAATCCAGATAAACGCGATGAATTCCGCGAAAACCCCTATTGGCAGAGCTGCGCCGATTTCTGTGAGCGCTGGGATCAGATGTCCTTTGACCCGGACTACCCGATGCCGCCCCTTTCGTATTACGAGCCGATGGTGAGAGAGGTTTTTTCCCGCAAGGCATGGGATGACAGATATATCCGGCCCGGGGAGGTTGTGGGGCTGCCGGAAGATCGCCATCCTCGTTAG
- a CDS encoding YbaK/EbsC family protein has protein sequence MTSPAAPDTPATRKVKAALDAAGMSARLVALAETARSAEEAASSLKVDVAAIVKTLIFDLVPSAGPLQGQPMPVAVLISGDRRCDMAAVVRVLGLGGKISRPDATRVKDVTGYSIGGVSPAGLPEEVVVLIDSALSRSETVWAAAGHTHLVFGCSFAELERLTGGRVTGEISMPASS, from the coding sequence ATGACGTCACCCGCAGCGCCCGACACGCCGGCTACCCGCAAGGTCAAGGCAGCGCTTGACGCAGCAGGGATGTCAGCGCGGCTGGTTGCACTTGCGGAGACCGCCCGCAGCGCCGAAGAGGCAGCCAGCTCGCTCAAGGTTGATGTCGCGGCCATCGTCAAGACGCTGATTTTCGATCTCGTTCCATCGGCAGGTCCGCTCCAAGGCCAGCCGATGCCGGTTGCCGTGCTCATCAGCGGGGATCGGCGCTGTGATATGGCGGCGGTTGTCCGGGTTCTTGGCCTTGGCGGCAAGATCAGCCGCCCGGATGCTACACGCGTCAAGGACGTGACAGGTTATTCCATCGGGGGAGTTTCGCCGGCAGGCCTGCCCGAAGAGGTGGTGGTGCTGATCGACTCGGCGCTGTCACGTTCGGAAACCGTCTGGGCAGCGGCGGGGCATACGCATCTGGTGTTCGGGTGCAGCTTTGCTGAACTTGAGCGGCTCACGGGCGGCCGGGTGACCGGGGAGATCAGCATGCCGGCGTCATCTTAG
- the speB gene encoding agmatinase — protein MSASSFFEPVSGAQLPRFAGVPTFMRLPIVGFDHPRIGEVDIGIVGVPWDGGTTNRPGARHGPRQLRDLSTMIRSTHPVSYISPFKMVNCADLGDCPINPADLNDTLERVTNFYAEISSRGIIPMTAGGDHLVSLPVLRGLATNGPVGMIHFDAHTDLFDSYFDGFRFTHGTPFRRAIEEGLLDPKRVVQIGIRGTMYDGEDIEWGRANGVTIITMDEFADRSIADVMDQARAVVGDAPTYVSFDIDCIDPAFAPGTGTPEIGGFTTREAQLLVRRLEGLNLIGADLVEVSPPFDQSGNTAWVGVSMMFELLCMLAVAVDARN, from the coding sequence ATGAGCGCATCATCTTTCTTTGAGCCGGTTTCCGGCGCTCAACTGCCAAGATTTGCCGGCGTGCCGACCTTCATGCGTCTGCCGATAGTGGGTTTTGACCACCCGAGAATAGGGGAGGTGGATATCGGCATCGTCGGTGTGCCATGGGATGGCGGGACAACCAACCGCCCCGGTGCCCGCCATGGCCCGCGCCAGTTGCGTGACCTTTCGACCATGATCAGGTCCACCCATCCTGTTTCCTATATCTCCCCATTCAAGATGGTGAATTGCGCGGATCTTGGCGATTGCCCGATCAATCCGGCCGATCTCAACGATACGCTGGAACGGGTGACGAATTTCTACGCTGAGATCAGTTCAAGAGGCATCATCCCCATGACCGCAGGGGGGGATCATCTGGTCTCGCTGCCGGTTCTCCGCGGTCTTGCCACAAACGGTCCGGTGGGGATGATCCATTTCGATGCCCATACCGATCTTTTCGACAGCTATTTCGACGGCTTCCGCTTCACCCATGGCACCCCGTTCCGCCGGGCCATCGAAGAAGGCCTGCTTGACCCGAAACGGGTGGTGCAGATCGGTATCCGCGGCACCATGTATGATGGCGAAGATATCGAATGGGGAAGGGCAAACGGCGTTACGATCATCACCATGGATGAGTTTGCCGATCGTAGTATTGCCGATGTCATGGATCAGGCCCGGGCTGTCGTTGGCGATGCGCCAACCTATGTCAGTTTTGATATCGACTGTATCGATCCTGCCTTTGCCCCTGGCACGGGCACGCCTGAAATCGGCGGCTTCACCACCCGCGAAGCCCAGTTGCTCGTGCGGCGGCTCGAAGGGCTCAACCTCATCGGTGCTGATCTGGTGGAAGTTTCACCGCCATTCGATCAAAGCGGCAACACGGCCTGGGTTGGTGTTTCCATGATGTTCGAATTGCTCTGCATGTTGGCGGTCGCGGTTGATGCCCGGAATTAG